The Myxococcales bacterium region CCGAAGTCCCGCCGCTCGCGCGCACGCCCGAGGAGTGGGCGCGCTTCGCGACCGCACACGGTGGGCGAACGTTCCACGGGCAGCAGATCTTTCGCTGGGTCCAGGGGCGCGCCGTGCTCGACGCGGACCGGATGACGGACCTCCCGGGAAAGCTGAGGGACGCGGTCCGTGAGCTGGTGCTCCCCACCGTCGTCACGGTGCGCGACGTTCGCCGCGCCGCCGACGCGACAAGGAAGCTCCTCGTAGCGATGGCTGACGGCGCCACCGTCGAGACCGTGCTCATTCCCGGGGTCACGGGGGGACGCTCCTCGCTTCCATCACCGCTCGAAGGGGACGCCGACGCGGCCGCCGCGGACGAAGACGAAGACGACCCCGCCGATGCCGACGCAACGTCGGCCCCAAAAGACGACGCCGCGGTGCGCGTCACGCAGTGCATCTCGACCCAAGTCGGCTGCGCGATGGGATGTGTCTTCTGCGCGAGCGGCGTCGCCGGGCTGAAGCGGCAGATGGGCCCCGACGAGATCGTCGCCCAAGTGCTGCTCGCGAAAGCCGAGCTCGATCCGACCGAGCGGCTCAGCAACGTGGTTCTCATGGGGATGGGCGAGCCCCTCCACAACTACGAAGCTACGCGGCGCGCCCTCCGGCTCATCACGCACCGAGAGGGCATCGGCCTGTCGCGCCGCCGCGTGACCGTCTCAACGAGCGGCCTTGTTCCAGAGATCGCGCGACTCGGCGAGGACTTCGGCGGACAAATCGGGCTGGCCATCTCGCTTCACGCGACGAACGACGAGACGCGCTCGCGGCTGATGCCCATCAACAAGAAGTACCCGCTCGACGCGCTCCTTGGCGCGCTTCGGGCCTATCCGCTCCCGAAGCGGCGGCGCATCACGATCGAATACACGCTGGTCGCCGGAAAGAACGACACGCCTGGTGAGGCGCAGGCGCTCGCGCGCCTCTTGCGGGGAATCCCCGTCAAGGTGAACCTCATTCCCATGAACCCCATCGAGGCGAGCACGCTCGGCCCGCCGGACTTGACGGGCGTCCTGTCGTTTAAACGCGTCCTCGTCGACGCTGGATACTCTTGTTTCATCAGGCGCCGGCGCGGCGATGACGTGAGCGCCGCGTGCGGACAGCTCGCCTTGAGCGGCGAGAAGCGACGCGTGCGAGTCCTCCGCGACTGACGGCCAGGCGTGTATGCTCGTCGCGTTTCGGCGGACCTGCCGCAACGCTCCAAGCCATGATCCTCGACGCGCACAGGCTCGCACGGGGCCAAGCGATCTGCTTGGTGGCATCGCTCGCGCTTGTGCCTAAGGCCGCGCTTGCCGGCGGCGAGGCCGAGGGCCGCTCCGAAACGTCTGCTGCCGCTTCTCCGGTGCACACCGAGCCAGTGGCGGCCCCCGCGGGCTTTTTGCCCTATTTTCGACTCCTCGGGACGCTGCAGGGCGGCACCGGCCTTCGCTTCAACAACCCCTATCGATTGGCCACGCCGCTCGGCGACAGCGCCGAATCGGTCTCCCGCACGGCCGCCTACGTCGACGCGGGTCTTGCTGTGCTCTTCGGCGCACCCACGCTCGTGCAGCACGGTCCCGCGCTGCGCCTGTCGGTCGGCCTAGAGGGCGTGCCCGAACAAATCCTCGCCCCGTCCTACTTGGTCTGCCGTGAGGTCGGCTCCTTCCAGCCGTGCGCCCGAGTCGGTGTTCCCATCGTGCTTGCGCAAGACTCGAACGCTGGCGTCGAGGTGGGGCTGGGCGTCTCGTATTACCTTCGCGCGGGCCTCGGCGTCCTCGCGGAGGCGAACGCGAGCCTCTTTTATGGAGCCGCCACGCGAGAGGTCGCGTATCCCGCTTACCCCATCGTGTCGGGGCAGCTTGGTGTCGTCGTTTCCTACGAGGTGCTGCGATGAGCGAGGCCCCGTCCTCCGACGTGCCGAGCCTACGCTCCGTCGGTAAGCGTTCCATCGTGGCCGCCGCCCTCTTCGGCGCTCTATCGCTCGCGCCGACGGTGGGCGACATCGGCGGCTGCGGAACGGAGCCGGAGGAGCTCTCGAGCGCGCGCTACGGCCGCGCCCGTAAGAATCTCGAGTGTGAACGATGCCGCGAGTGCTCGCTCGGGTCGAATCGGTGCCGCCGGGCGTGCGACGCAAAGAAGGAGCCCGAGGTCGTGTTGCCTCAGACGTGCCGCCCGCTCGTGCACGACGGCACGGTGTGCCTTCGCGCGCTCCTCGCGCTCTCGTGCGACGAGTTTGCCGGCGCCGTCGACGACCGCGCGCCACGGACCCCCGGCGAGTGCCTCTTCTGCGTTGAGACTTCGGACGCCGGCGCCGTCTCATTTGTCACCGACGCCAGCGCTTCGGGCAGGGATTGACCGTGAAGCTCCTCGCTGTCCTCGGTGCCTTGGGGGTTGCCGCGTGGCTCGCCGCGTGCAACCCGCAGCGCTTTGTGGCGTCTCCTGATGACTACCGCGACTACCGACGGGTTCGTACGGCGCTGACTCTCGGCGGTCGGCTGCGTGCCGCCGAGGAGTACCTGAAGGCGCGGCCCAAGGGCGCCTTCGCGGACGAGCTCAAGGCGCTGTTCGACGAGGAAGAGGCGCGCTACTTCGAGACCGCCAAGACATCGCAGGGCGGAACGCTCGAATACCTGACGTTCCTGCCGAGGGGCCCGCACGCCGACGCGGCTCATTCGCTCCTCGTCGCCTGGAACATGCGCATCGAAGAGGGTGAGGGCGTCACGCTCCTCGCCGAAGCGCGGCGCACCGAAGCGCGCCTTGCGGGTGCCCAGATTCAGCGGCAACTCGTCGGCGAGACGATCTTCGAGGGGCTCAAGGCCATTGGCGATCGCGAGCTCTACAACCGCACGCGGGAGACGCTGCCGGAGCCAGCCAAGCGCTTCCTCGCAGGCTCCGGGGGCGCGACCTGGGGGCCGATGCCCATCAGCACGACGCGCGACCTCTTCTTCGTGATCCCCACCAACCTCGAGCGTGAGTCTCGCCTGGCGACGCTCACCCTCAGCCTGGTCCTTGACGGCGCGCGCGTGCGGCGTGCCCGTCTCTCGGGACCGGACCTCTACGTCCATTGGCTGGAAGCCGACGCCATGCTGGCCCTCGACCCCGCCGACCCGGCGCAACGTCGCCGCGCCAACGCTCACGCCACAGAGCGGCTGACGGGATTCTTCGAAGGCACTTTCCCCGGTGAGCGCTGTGCCGGAGCTCGTGCGGAGGCGCGCGCCGCGGAGGTGCTCCTCGAGCGGGCCTGCGACGGCTTCCGCGTCAGGGTCGCGGCCGGAACTGGGCTCGGCGACGACGACGTCATTGAGGTGGCGAGGACCACCCCCTGAGCGTCTGACGCGGTATAGTCGCGCACCGCGATGCTCCCTTACATACACGTCAAAGACCTCGCGATCGGTCCCTTGACCCTTCATCCCTTCGGCATCCTCGTCGCCCTCGGCGTAGTGCTCGGCACGTGGCTCGCGACATGGCGCGCGCGCGTGCGTGGGATGGACCTCGTGAAGCTCAACTCCTTTGTGACGTGGATGCTCGTCGCAGGCTTCATCGGCGGCCACGTCTTGGACAGCATCTTCTACCACCCGAAGCAGGTCCTGAAGGATCCGCTCTCCCTCATCCGGCTCTGGGAAGGCCTTAGCTCCTTCGGCGGCTTCACCGGTGGCGCCATCGGGATCGCCATGTGGAAGTTCCTCGAGGTGGCTCCCAAGGGCGACAAGCGCCGCGGGTTCCTCGGCCTTCGACGCCGAGCCGTGCCCGAGACGACGGTGCCGTTCATGGACGTGATCCTCTCGGTCTTTCCGGTGGCGTGGATCTTCGGCCGCAGCGGCTGCACCGTCGTGCACGACCACATGGGCGCGAAGTCCGCGCCCGGCGCCTTCCTTTCCGTGGCCTACCCAGGGCCTGGCGATCGGCCGCAATGGGACAACGCCATCGACTTCTTCCAGGGCAATACGCATCGCTACGATCTCGGCTTGATGGAGCTGTCGTTTACGATCGTGCTGGCGGCGCTCCTGGCGCTCACCTGGAAGCGGCGCCTGCCAACGGGCACGTACATCGTGGCCGTTTGCCTGTCGTACGCGCCGGTACGCTTTGCGATGGACCGGCTGCGCATCACCGAAGGCGAAGCGGCGGACCCGCGCTACCTGGGCATGACGCCAGGCCAATGGGCGTGCATCGGGCTCTTCGCCATCGGCCTCGTCACGCTCTATTGGACCCGCTCGCTTCACAAGCGTGGCATTGACCTCACCGATCGCGTGCTCGCGCCGCCGGAGACACCCGTCGGCGCAGCGCCGGCCTAGGACCGCGAGCGGCGCGATGGCCTCGGGCTACGGCGCGTGCTGAAGCAAGAGCGCGCGCATGTCGTCGGGGATCGTGATCGACTTCAGAATCGTGAGATCGCTGACGGCGCACGTGTGCACGACGGTGGCGACGTGAGCGCCGTCGCGTTTGCGAAAAAAGTCGTACTTCAGCTTCGTCGACGAGCGGCCCACGTGCGGGATTGTCACATGAAGGGTGACCTGATCGCCGTAGCGCAGCGGGCCCCGGTAGTCGACCTCCACGTGGACCGCTGGGAGGCCGATGTGTCGCTCCGTGATGAGCCGCTCGTAGCCGCCCTCGAGTGGCCCGAAGAACGCCTCCATCGCTTCGTGACAGTAGTTGAGGTAGCGCGCGAAAAAGACGATGCCCGCCGCGTCCACATCCTCGAAATGAACCTTGCGCTCGTACGCGAACATTCTCAGGACGGCTCTTTGAGATCGGCAGCTACGGCGAGCACGACGGACGCCGCTAGCGCGGCCCTTTCGCGGTACGCGTCGTGCTCGACTCCGATCACGAGCTCACCAACGGCGCCGTCACGGAGTCGTTGCGCGACCGCCGGTGACAACGCGAACTTCAGGTAGATGACGGCAGACGCCCGGTCTTCGAGGAGGCGGTCCTTCGCCACAACGCCCACAAATCGCTCGCCGCCGCACTCGACATAGAAGGAGCTCTCGATGCCGCGGGCGCGCACAAGGAACGCCTCGCGCTCCTCCTTGTCGTGAATCTCGATGAGCGCCGTGACCGACAGCTCGCCCTCGCGCGGCACAAGCTCGTTGTAGGTCTCGAGCTCGTGGAGGACGGCGCCTTCGCGGGTGATGCGCTCGGTGCGGACCATCTCTTGAATCTGGAGCAGCACCGAGTCGTGGGTCTCGAAGACGGCGCTGATGCGCGCGCCGATGGAAAACCTTCGCGCCTTCTTCTCTTCAATCACGCGCGCCCGAAAGGCAGGACGAATCGGCTCGTATTCTCCGATGCCGAGGATCTCCGCTCGTTCGACAAGCTTCATGCTGCACCTCGCTTCAAGAACACCGTGGGGAACACGCCTGGAAGACCGGCGGGGGGCTTCAGTGAACGCCGACGGCGATGCCATAGGCTTCTGCCAGCGACTCGATAGGGTGGACGGGCTTGACGCCGTTTTCCTTGGCAAGGCGCTGCCCGGCGAGCTGGCAGTCGGTGACGACGACCTTCGCCTCGGCGTTGGTGACGCCACGCACCAGGCGGCCCGCGTAGCGGCGACCCTCTTCGTAGTACTGCGCCTTCATGCCCCACGTGCCGTCCACGGCGGAGCATTGCTCGATGATCTCGACCTCCGTGTCGGGCAAGAGCCCGAGCACGCGCGCCGGGTACGCCGATCTTCTGTGCGCGGAGGTGACAAGGCGCGTGATACGCGACCTTGCCGAGGCCACCGGTAAAGTCCTTGTTGAGCTTCTTCTGCTTCCGAAGGTCGTCCAGGAACTCCATGAGGTCCATGGTGGCGAGCGCGACTTCTTGCGCGTCTTTGGTCCCAAGAAGCTCGGGGTATTCCTTCTTCAGCATGTAGCTGCAGGTCGGCTGCGTGACGACGACCTTGCGGCCCTGACGCACCTCGGGAAGCAGCGCGGCGACGTTCGCCTTCGCTTTGGCGACGGCGCCCTCGACGTCGCCGCCGTCGACGTTCGGCATGCCGCAACACTCCTGCCGCGGTCGAACGACCGCGAAGCCGTTCTTCTCAAGCACGCGCACGGCGTTGGCCGGGACGGCGGGGAAGTTGTAGTCACCGAGGCATGTCGCGAAGAGCGCCACGGTCCCTTCACGGCCCGCTCCGTCGACCGGCGTGTGGTGCCGGAGCCACTTCTCAAAGGGCTCCACGGCGAAGGGCGGAAGGGGGAACTCCGCGGAGATGCCGGCCGTCGCCTCCATGACTTTGCGGACGAGGCGGCTCTGATGCACCAGGTTCGTAGGCCCGGCGAAGAAGCCGCTCACGAGGCTCCCAAGGAGGCCCGGCTCGCCGAGCGCACGGTCTTGGATCGGAATCCCGTTCCGGCGAGAGCGCTGCGCCTTCTCGCGCGCCAAGACCCGCGGCACGTCCACTTGCCACGCGTGGCCTTCGTCGACCGTGTACGGGCACTTGATGTAGCAAAGCTTGCACTGCCAGCAGTGGTCGGTGGCGCTCGCGAAGTCCTTGTCGTCGAGGAGCTCGGCGCCCTCCGCCCCACGCTTCTCGATGTCGCGATCGATGCGCGCGAAGATGTCGGGAAAGGAGCCGCAGTAGTTCACGCACATGCGGCAGTTGTGGCAAATCTCGAGGACGCGCCGCATCTCGACGGTGAGGTCGGCCGCGTCCCAATAGCGGTCCTCGCTCGGCGAGCGGACCGGGGGCGCATGCGGCATCGGGTCGATCTTTGACATCAGGTCCTCGTCCACTCGTCGAACATTGGCGGCGCCTCTCCCAACGCCGCCTTTGGTGGGTGGAGACCGCGGGGCCCCGCCCGCGAGCGGGAGCCCCTGATCTCGCGCCGGACTCAGCCCTTGAGGCTGTCGAGCATCTTGGTGAAGCGCCCCGCGTGGCTCTTCTCGGCCTTGGCGAGCGTCTCGAACCACTCGGCGATGTCGTCGAAGCCCTCTTCGCGCGCGGCCTTCGCCATGCTCGGGTACATGGTCTCGTACTCGTGGGTTTCGCCGGCGATGGACGCCTTCAGGTTCAGCTCGGTGCTGCCGATGGGGAGGCCCGTCGCGGGGTCGCCCGCTTGCTTCAGGTAATCGAGGTGCCCGTGGGCGTGCCCCGTCTCACCATCGGCCGTCTCCTTGAAGTTGCCGGCGACCTCGGGGAGGCCCTCGATGTCGGCAACCTTTGCGAAGTACATGTAACGGCGGTTCGCCTGGCTCTCGCCGGCGAAGGCGTCTTTGAGGTTCTGGTGGGTCTTGGTTCCTGCAAGCTTCGGCATGACGGTGTCCCTTTCTTCTACGCTGTCGCTAGTCACGTTTTCAGGAGTCAGTGCGCGCGGTCGCCGGCGGCGCGGTCTTGGCACTCACGGCAGACGCCGCGGTAGAGCGTTTCGACCGCGGCGACCTGAAAGCCGTGGGCCGCGAGCGCGTCCTGGCGGTCCGGCAGAACCTCACCGCGGTCTAGCAAGGGCAGGTCGAGGATGCTCTCGCACACGCTGCAGATGGCGTGCTCGTGGGGCGCGGTGTTGGGGTCGAATCGAGACGCGGTGCCGACGCGCAACAGGCCGGCTGTGCCAGCGCTCGAGAGCGCGTCGAGTGTGTTGTAGACGGTAGCGAAGCTCAGGCCCGGATGCGCGTCGCGCAGGCGCTCGTAGATCGACTGAGCCGTCGGGTGGGATGCGTCGTCGGCGAACAGCTCAACGATGGCGCGACGCTGCGCGGTGATCTTGAAGCCTGCCGCCCGCAGGCCCTCAAGCATGCGAAGCGAAGCGGGGCTCTTCTCGGGCAACACGCGGTCACCTTAGTGAGAATGATTCTAAATGACAAGGCCCGCGTGCGCGCCAGCCGCCAGCTCAGGGCTTCGGGCGGCGGCCGCCAAGGACCGCGAGCTTCAGGTACGAGAGCTGACTCGCCGCGGCTTGCTTCACGACGTCGAGCTTGCTCGTATCACGCCCCTTCGGTTCGCTCTTGAGCTCGCCGGCCTCGTAGAGCGTGCGGGTCTTGGCGCGCTGGAGCTTGCCGCTGGAGGTCTTGGGCAGGGTCCCCGCAGGCAAGGCGACGACGTCGTCAAGCGTGAGGCCGAGGCCTTCTTGGACCGCGCGGCGGACGGCTTGGCCAATCTCGGCGGCGCGCGCGAGATCTTCCGGCGCTTGCACCTCGAAGGCCAGCGCGACGCGCTCCCGATCACGTTCGTTGCCGCTCGGGTCGCGAGCGCCGAAAGCCACGACGTTGCCCTTTCGAACGCCGGCGATCTTCGACGCCTCCCACTCCATGTCTTGCGGGTAGTAGTTGCGTCCGTTGACGATGACGACCTCTTTGGAGCGACCGCAGATGAAGACACGACCGTCGTGGAGGAAGCCGAGATCGCCGGTGCGCAGGTAGTCGCCGGCGAAGCTCTCGCGCGTGCGCTCGTTGTCGTCCCAGTACGACTTCATGACGCTCGGACCCTTGATGCGTAGCTCTCCAACCTCTGCCGGGGAAAAGGGGAGCGCCGCTCGTCTCGTCCTCGAGCGCGAAGACGGCGATGGAGTGGTCGGGGAAGTTTGGACCGCACGAGACAAGACGGACAGCTTGCTCGGCGTCCTCGGGCACCGTCTTCACGACGCCGTCGGCCCACAACGTCGGGCCGTCGACGGACAGCGTCTTCATACCCTCTCCAAGCTCCGTGAAGGCGATGGCGAGCGACGACTCGGCCATGCCGTAGGATGGCAGGAACGCCT contains the following coding sequences:
- the rlmN gene encoding 23S rRNA (adenine(2503)-C(2))-methyltransferase RlmN; this translates as MPAFTETAEVPPLARTPEEWARFATAHGGRTFHGQQIFRWVQGRAVLDADRMTDLPGKLRDAVRELVLPTVVTVRDVRRAADATRKLLVAMADGATVETVLIPGVTGGRSSLPSPLEGDADAAAADEDEDDPADADATSAPKDDAAVRVTQCISTQVGCAMGCVFCASGVAGLKRQMGPDEIVAQVLLAKAELDPTERLSNVVLMGMGEPLHNYEATRRALRLITHREGIGLSRRRVTVSTSGLVPEIARLGEDFGGQIGLAISLHATNDETRSRLMPINKKYPLDALLGALRAYPLPKRRRITIEYTLVAGKNDTPGEAQALARLLRGIPVKVNLIPMNPIEASTLGPPDLTGVLSFKRVLVDAGYSCFIRRRRGDDVSAACGQLALSGEKRRVRVLRD
- a CDS encoding prolipoprotein diacylglyceryl transferase; its protein translation is MLPYIHVKDLAIGPLTLHPFGILVALGVVLGTWLATWRARVRGMDLVKLNSFVTWMLVAGFIGGHVLDSIFYHPKQVLKDPLSLIRLWEGLSSFGGFTGGAIGIAMWKFLEVAPKGDKRRGFLGLRRRAVPETTVPFMDVILSVFPVAWIFGRSGCTVVHDHMGAKSAPGAFLSVAYPGPGDRPQWDNAIDFFQGNTHRYDLGLMELSFTIVLAALLALTWKRRLPTGTYIVAVCLSYAPVRFAMDRLRITEGEAADPRYLGMTPGQWACIGLFAIGLVTLYWTRSLHKRGIDLTDRVLAPPETPVGAAPA
- a CDS encoding acyl-CoA thioesterase translates to MFAYERKVHFEDVDAAGIVFFARYLNYCHEAMEAFFGPLEGGYERLITERHIGLPAVHVEVDYRGPLRYGDQVTLHVTIPHVGRSSTKLKYDFFRKRDGAHVATVVHTCAVSDLTILKSITIPDDMRALLLQHAP
- a CDS encoding DUF3501 family protein, translated to MKLVERAEILGIGEYEPIRPAFRARVIEEKKARRFSIGARISAVFETHDSVLLQIQEMVRTERITREGAVLHELETYNELVPREGELSVTALIEIHDKEEREAFLVRARGIESSFYVECGGERFVGVVAKDRLLEDRASAVIYLKFALSPAVAQRLRDGAVGELVIGVEHDAYRERAALAASVVLAVAADLKEPS
- a CDS encoding rubrerythrin; its protein translation is MPKLAGTKTHQNLKDAFAGESQANRRYMYFAKVADIEGLPEVAGNFKETADGETGHAHGHLDYLKQAGDPATGLPIGSTELNLKASIAGETHEYETMYPSMAKAAREEGFDDIAEWFETLAKAEKSHAGRFTKMLDSLKG
- a CDS encoding transcriptional repressor; the encoded protein is MLEGLRAAGFKITAQRRAIVELFADDASHPTAQSIYERLRDAHPGLSFATVYNTLDALSSAGTAGLLRVGTASRFDPNTAPHEHAICSVCESILDLPLLDRGEVLPDRQDALAAHGFQVAAVETLYRGVCRECQDRAAGDRAH